The following are encoded in a window of Candidatus Paceibacterota bacterium genomic DNA:
- a CDS encoding response regulator, which translates to MKKFKLFGLGRGGETTAACEPDSFKEQTPAKPGSKRVLIIDDDPVFSKATAMALQSAGCEVRLAQEASEAIAALAEEPADVLLVDINFPPDVTFGGRTSWDGFQTIEWLRGLPGTLGARFIIVSSSDLASDRQRARQIGAMAYLQKPLDLNQLLAVVNEACVPAGQAHVTPAA; encoded by the coding sequence ATGAAGAAATTTAAGCTTTTCGGCCTTGGCCGCGGCGGGGAAACAACCGCGGCATGTGAACCTGATTCATTCAAAGAGCAAACCCCAGCCAAGCCGGGCAGCAAACGGGTGCTGATCATAGATGACGATCCGGTCTTCTCGAAGGCAACGGCGATGGCGCTGCAGTCAGCCGGCTGCGAGGTCAGGCTGGCACAGGAAGCCTCCGAGGCGATTGCCGCGCTGGCGGAGGAGCCGGCAGACGTGCTCCTGGTGGATATCAACTTCCCGCCGGACGTGACCTTTGGGGGCAGAACATCGTGGGACGGCTTTCAGACGATAGAGTGGCTGCGAGGGCTTCCGGGCACACTCGGCGCGCGCTTTATCATTGTGTCCAGCTCGGACCTGGCATCCGACCGGCAGCGTGCCAGGCAAATAGGAGCAATGGCCTATTTGCAGAAGCCACTGGACCTGAATCAGCTATTGGCGGTGGTGAATGAGGCCTGCGTGCCGGCCGGGCAAGCGCATGTCACGCC